One genomic segment of Micromonospora sp. WMMC415 includes these proteins:
- a CDS encoding polysaccharide deacetylase family protein: MRLRALLASGLALVVLSGGCGDGTGRLRAVTGPSPVASGTLPAEPAPTATPRPTRKPPAARPLRPLPTTLPAGLQRTTGVSGVALTFDDGPDPVWTPQVLDRLRAARVTATFCVVGTQVRRHPDLVRRIVEEGHQLCNHSWNHDVDLGRRPVAEIRADLLRTQRAIRAAVPTARVPFYRQPGGRWTPEVVQVAKQLGMRSLHWTVDPQDWGKPPAEKISERVHTAARPGAVVLLHDGGGDRGATLAACSRMIADLKTRYGIIRLR, from the coding sequence ATGCGCCTACGCGCTCTCCTCGCGTCCGGTCTGGCCCTGGTCGTCCTCAGCGGCGGCTGCGGCGACGGCACCGGACGGCTGCGGGCCGTCACCGGCCCCAGCCCCGTCGCCTCCGGCACCCTTCCCGCCGAGCCGGCACCGACCGCGACACCCCGACCGACCCGCAAGCCCCCCGCGGCCCGGCCCCTGCGTCCGCTGCCGACCACGCTGCCCGCCGGGCTCCAGCGCACCACCGGTGTCAGCGGCGTCGCGCTGACCTTCGACGACGGCCCGGACCCGGTCTGGACCCCCCAGGTGCTCGACCGGCTGCGCGCCGCCCGCGTCACCGCCACCTTCTGCGTGGTGGGTACGCAGGTCCGCCGTCACCCGGACCTGGTCCGCCGCATCGTCGAGGAAGGCCACCAGCTCTGCAACCACAGCTGGAACCACGACGTCGACCTGGGCCGGCGGCCGGTCGCCGAGATCCGGGCCGACCTCCTCCGTACCCAGCGCGCGATCCGGGCGGCGGTCCCCACGGCACGGGTGCCCTTCTATCGCCAGCCGGGCGGACGGTGGACACCCGAGGTCGTGCAGGTCGCCAAGCAGCTCGGGATGCGTTCACTCCACTGGACCGTGGATCCGCAGGACTGGGGGAAGCCGCCGGCGGAGAAGATCAGCGAGCGGGTGCACACCGCCGCCCGGCCCGGCGCGGTCGTCCTGCTGCACGACGGAGGCGGCGACCGGGGCGCGACCCTGGCCGCCTGCTCCCGGATGATCGCCGACCTGAAGACCCGGTACGGGATCATCCGACTCCGCTAG
- a CDS encoding DUF488 family protein, with the protein MARSQTMREVVATAESVAGLRMNSQVLAQPTGLIGVGYQGRDIASFVNGLAKAQVSRLVDVRLTPLSRKPGFSKTALTRALAAVGVAYEHRPELGNPKSNRAGFAGSPSELAEARHVFAALLSRPEAAGAIDALAAAGAAERVAVLCFEADQHRCHRDVVLAEAARRSVSARGSRRPAR; encoded by the coding sequence ATGGCAAGATCGCAGACGATGCGGGAAGTTGTCGCTACTGCGGAGAGCGTGGCAGGGCTGAGGATGAATAGCCAGGTACTTGCGCAGCCAACCGGTTTGATCGGAGTTGGCTACCAGGGGCGCGATATTGCCAGCTTCGTGAACGGACTCGCCAAGGCGCAGGTCAGTCGGCTCGTGGATGTACGACTGACTCCGTTATCACGTAAACCCGGCTTCAGTAAGACGGCCTTGACGCGCGCGCTTGCCGCCGTAGGCGTCGCGTACGAACACCGCCCTGAGTTGGGTAACCCCAAGAGCAACCGTGCGGGCTTCGCCGGCTCGCCGTCCGAGCTCGCCGAGGCTCGCCATGTCTTCGCCGCGCTACTGAGTCGACCGGAGGCCGCCGGTGCGATCGACGCTCTAGCTGCTGCTGGGGCTGCCGAGCGGGTGGCGGTGCTGTGCTTCGAGGCCGACCAGCACCGCTGCCACCGAGACGTGGTGCTTGCAGAAGCTGCTCGGCGGTCGGTTAGCGCTCGGGGTAGTAGACGCCCAGCACGCTGA